Proteins encoded by one window of Cylindrospermum stagnale PCC 7417:
- a CDS encoding GumC family protein, producing the protein MENNSSQSSSYPQNKNSVNPYLQPQPLPWSEEQGDDSSLSEFLGVLRRRWLVITGVAMTAMTTVIIGWSLSQKQPEYEGNFQLLVESVNNDTKAVELVKDPNLDKSNLDYESQIQVLKSSQLMAGTIKHLQAFYPDINYNSLLKFLTITRLGQTKIIEVRYRSNDPDKIKVVLDRIAQDYLNYSLEKRQTRLRQGMRFVERQLMPLQNRVDQIQKELQIFRQKYNFNDPETQVGQIAKLSGSLSDQRQIVDLQLVEARANIAFLQGKNGSLAALNNAAVYQQLIAYQRQLDIQIAMESTRLQEDNPTMQVLKEKRESMLSLLRQESQRFLGIKLAEISTKIQSLEVQRQELDKIETQLEQQRKQLPILVRQYSEIQRKLQIANESLNRFLSTRETLQIQISQTELDWQLLQPPNKPEKPIMSADITRTLIPGLSASIILGIGVALLKEKIDNTYHSVDILKEKTKLPLLGNIPFEKQLQNHQNKTSTKENTIVRIANSLAEDLPKLAVLPEQDSTKYSAQFLEALRVLYTNIQLLSTDRQIRSIIISSAMPGDGKSTVAFHLAQIATGMGQRVLLVDADLRQPKIHTLSDLNNLWGLSNLITTNLPVGEVIRQLPSMNQLSVITAGPIPPDPTKLLSSEKMKRLIADFQNTFDLVIYDAPPLVGLADASLLAPLTDGMLMLVRIDKTDSSVLKRALEHLKISRMNVLGMVSNGQKKNFSDY; encoded by the coding sequence ATGGAGAATAATTCTTCTCAATCTTCAAGTTATCCCCAGAATAAGAACTCTGTAAATCCATACCTTCAGCCTCAACCTTTACCTTGGTCTGAAGAGCAAGGCGATGATTCGAGTTTATCAGAATTTCTAGGAGTCCTCAGGCGACGATGGTTGGTCATTACAGGGGTAGCTATGACTGCGATGACAACCGTAATTATCGGCTGGAGTTTGAGCCAAAAGCAACCAGAATATGAAGGCAATTTTCAGCTGTTAGTGGAATCTGTGAATAATGACACCAAAGCAGTGGAGCTTGTCAAAGATCCTAATTTAGATAAGTCTAATCTAGACTACGAAAGTCAAATTCAGGTTCTCAAAAGTTCACAACTGATGGCAGGAACTATAAAGCATTTGCAAGCCTTCTATCCAGACATCAACTATAATTCTCTACTCAAGTTTCTGACTATTACTCGGTTAGGTCAAACTAAGATTATAGAAGTTCGATATCGTAGTAACGACCCCGATAAAATTAAAGTAGTTCTAGACCGGATTGCTCAGGATTACTTAAACTACAGTTTGGAAAAACGCCAAACCAGGTTACGTCAAGGAATGAGATTTGTTGAAAGACAACTTATGCCCTTACAGAATCGGGTTGACCAGATCCAAAAAGAACTGCAAATTTTTCGACAAAAGTATAACTTCAACGATCCAGAAACTCAGGTAGGGCAAATCGCTAAACTATCTGGTAGCTTGTCTGATCAACGACAAATAGTGGATTTACAATTGGTCGAAGCTAGGGCTAATATAGCTTTCCTACAGGGAAAAAATGGCTCACTGGCAGCGCTAAACAACGCGGCTGTCTATCAGCAGTTAATTGCCTATCAACGGCAATTAGATATTCAGATTGCTATGGAGTCAACTCGCTTGCAGGAGGACAACCCAACCATGCAAGTATTGAAGGAAAAACGGGAAAGTATGTTGTCCTTGCTACGCCAAGAGTCACAGCGCTTCTTGGGTATAAAGCTCGCAGAAATAAGTACTAAAATTCAAAGTCTAGAGGTGCAAAGGCAAGAGCTTGATAAAATTGAAACGCAACTTGAACAACAACGCAAGCAATTACCAATTTTAGTCCGACAATACAGCGAAATACAGCGGAAATTGCAGATAGCTAATGAAAGCCTAAATCGCTTTTTATCTACCCGAGAAACCCTCCAAATTCAAATATCCCAAACAGAACTTGATTGGCAATTACTTCAGCCACCTAATAAACCAGAAAAGCCCATAATGTCTGCGGATATTACACGTACCCTGATCCCAGGATTGAGCGCGAGTATCATCTTAGGAATTGGTGTTGCTTTACTCAAAGAAAAAATCGACAACACTTACCACAGCGTCGATATCCTGAAGGAGAAGACCAAACTGCCGTTGTTAGGAAATATTCCATTTGAAAAGCAGCTCCAAAATCATCAAAACAAGACTTCTACAAAGGAAAATACGATAGTAAGAATAGCCAATTCCCTTGCTGAAGATCTTCCCAAATTGGCTGTATTACCTGAGCAAGACTCCACTAAATATTCAGCACAATTTTTAGAAGCTTTACGGGTACTTTATACCAATATTCAACTGCTCTCTACTGATCGCCAAATTCGCTCGATCATCATCAGTTCAGCTATGCCTGGTGACGGTAAGTCTACGGTTGCTTTCCATCTAGCTCAAATAGCTACAGGAATGGGGCAAAGAGTACTACTTGTGGATGCGGATTTACGCCAACCCAAGATTCACACCCTATCAGATTTAAATAACCTCTGGGGATTGAGTAATTTAATTACTACAAACTTGCCAGTAGGGGAAGTGATTCGGCAGTTACCTTCTATGAACCAATTATCTGTGATCACTGCTGGGCCCATACCCCCAGATCCCACAAAATTGCTATCGTCGGAAAAGATGAAGCGACTGATAGCAGACTTCCAAAACACCTTTGACTTAGTAATTTATGACGCTCCCCCCTTGGTGGGACTAGCTGACGCTAGCCTTCTGGCACCCCTAACTGACGGCATGTTGATGTTAGTAAGAATTGACAAAACAGACTCTTCGGTACTTAAGCGAGCTTTAGAGCACCTGAAAATCTCCCGAATGAATGTTTTAGGTATGGTTAGCAATGGTCAGAAGAAGAACTTCAGCGATTATTAG